Proteins co-encoded in one Bubalus bubalis isolate 160015118507 breed Murrah chromosome 7, NDDB_SH_1, whole genome shotgun sequence genomic window:
- the LOC123465995 gene encoding 40S ribosomal protein S29, with the protein MGHQQLYWSHPRKFGQGSRSCRVCSNRHGLIRKYGLNMCRQCFRQYAKDIGFIKLD; encoded by the coding sequence ATGGGTCACCAGCAGCTCTACTGGAGCCATCCGAGAAAATTCGGCCAGGGTTCTCGCTCTTGCCGGGTCTGCTCAAACCGGCACGGTCTGATCCGGAAATACGGCCTCAATATGTGCCGCCAGTGTTTCCGCCAGTATGCGAAGGACATCGGCTTCATTAAGTTGGACTAA